Below is a genomic region from Desulfobacter sp..
AAAAAAACACACCCATAAGCTCCAGGTAATTACGCCGGGTTCAATGGATGGGGGACCCGATCTTTACGGTACACTCGAAGTCACCTCATTAGAAGCACTGACCGGCACATGGAAAATGATTACCATTCCCTGGGGGTTTGCCAAACCCTTGTACCGGGTCAAGGTCCCTTCGGGGATTAAACGGGGCACCCGGCTGAAATTAAAAGGCATGGGAAAACATTTCCAAGGGCATCCTAAAGGAGATCTTTTTTTAAGGGTGGAAATTAAAAATGTGGTTTAAACCGATTATCAAATATTTAGTGCTCGTTCTTGTTCTCGCCATTGTTGGGATTGAGGCCCTGATCATCGGGTTGCCCGTGATTGCAGAGAGCCTGATCAAAAAAAAGATGCACGAACAGATATCCCAATTGGATTTAGATTTTAAGATCCAGCGCATCGGATTGACCCGCACCCTGGTCACCAACCTTCGATTCGGCAATGGATTTTCAGCCGATCTTCTTGAAATTAAATATGAATTTAAAGGGCTTAATAGTTTTTTAATCAAATCCACCCAGGTTTCAGGATCTACAATCAAAATTGACCTTGAAGATTCAAACCAGGTTCGATTCGATCAATTTGTTTTTCCCCCCCCTAAACCAGAGCCATCCCAGAATAACGGGGGAATAAATGGGTTAAACCGGGCTGAGCTGGCAAAATTTCTTAATTTTATTCCCGAAAAAGTTCAGATCAAACAATCCAAGGTTACCATTTGCCGAAAAAAACAAAGCCTTGACATCCCCTTTGATATCCTTGCCCAAATACAGGCCAAAGAGGGCAGGGCAGAGGCCCGGATCTCGATTAGGCCGCTGGGGCAGACCTTTGATCTTATCCTGGAAGGAGAAATGCAAAAAGGCATCACCCTGTTTGATCTTTCAGCCAGGCAGATCAATCCCGGGTGTTTGTTAGGCCTTGTGCCTGACATTAAAAACCGGATCAGAATCAAAGGACCTGTTGATATCGACTTGAAAAAAAAAGGTCAAGGGGCCTGGGCGTTTGAAGTTTCAGGGCTTGGGGCCAAAATGAAAGATTTTCCCTGGGTCATGCTTGAAAAGGTCAAGGGGCAAATGAACCCGGCATCAGACTTGGACCCTATGGGGATTCAGGCAAATGGGAATTTAAGCGTTCAGGCTGACGGACTGAGTCAAACCAGGTTTCAGTTTAATATGAATTCTGATTCCAAGGCAGTTGAGTTTCACCTTGATAATTATGATATGAGATCCTTGTCCCTGGATCCACAAGAGGCAAACTCGATTTTGGCCCGGATAAAATCTTTTGAACATTTTGAAATTTCAAACCCTCGGATAGGTGTGGCAATCTCCGGTACAAAAACCAATCAGACCTGTAAAATTAATTTAGGCGGGGATGGGCTTGTCCTGGAGTCTGGCCCAAAAAAGTTTAATTCAGGTCCTGTTGTTGTCTCAACTGACATCAAAGGCAAGTTTTTAGACACAGACCAGGAAAAAAAGATCTGCTTTCATTCCGAATTTAAGGGTTTGGGCCTTGAAGCGGGCAGACAAAAAATTAATTTGAAAACAGCTAAAGCAAAAGGCTGTTTAAACATTTTAGGCGCAAGCAGTCAGGATTTTCCAATAAACACAGGCCAAATGCGGTTTGAGGCTGAGGGCATAGAGTTTCCAACAAAAGATTTTAATCTAACCTGCCAAAAAATAAAGCTGAAGGCTGATTTTAAACCTGATTCCAGCCCCCTTGTGATCGATCTTGATACTGTGGTCACCGGCATTGGAGGGGAAAACAGCAGCGCACGCTTTAGATTAAAAAATAACAGGATCAAGGGAAAAATCACCCTTGATTCCAAATTAAATCCCACAGCAGATCTTGACCTCCGGCTCAACCAGGCAAGCCTTATCCTGGCAGACCAAAAGATTGAGGCAAAAAAAATCGATCTGCACCTTCCTTTGGGATTTCCGTTCAAGCCGGGCATCGAGCCTGGCAGGTTAAGGGTTCAACAGATCCAATACGATCAAAAGATAAAGGCCAATTTTTCTGCCAAAG
It encodes:
- a CDS encoding YdbH domain-containing protein, whose protein sequence is MWFKPIIKYLVLVLVLAIVGIEALIIGLPVIAESLIKKKMHEQISQLDLDFKIQRIGLTRTLVTNLRFGNGFSADLLEIKYEFKGLNSFLIKSTQVSGSTIKIDLEDSNQVRFDQFVFPPPKPEPSQNNGGINGLNRAELAKFLNFIPEKVQIKQSKVTICRKKQSLDIPFDILAQIQAKEGRAEARISIRPLGQTFDLILEGEMQKGITLFDLSARQINPGCLLGLVPDIKNRIRIKGPVDIDLKKKGQGAWAFEVSGLGAKMKDFPWVMLEKVKGQMNPASDLDPMGIQANGNLSVQADGLSQTRFQFNMNSDSKAVEFHLDNYDMRSLSLDPQEANSILARIKSFEHFEISNPRIGVAISGTKTNQTCKINLGGDGLVLESGPKKFNSGPVVVSTDIKGKFLDTDQEKKICFHSEFKGLGLEAGRQKINLKTAKAKGCLNILGASSQDFPINTGQMRFEAEGIEFPTKDFNLTCQKIKLKADFKPDSSPLVIDLDTVVTGIGGENSSARFRLKNNRIKGKITLDSKLNPTADLDLRLNQASLILADQKIEAKKIDLHLPLGFPFKPGIEPGRLRVQQIQYDQKIKANFSAKVSQTGDMGIILAGRIQGLDPWPIDMSVDLDAGLDSKLIPWAQINFKSDHFQVTQNHMAAMMPENKFLGDFQVDTSLDLKISLKNSRIDTYANLSIHDGSLDFPDLDFTAQGISGQIIFNDLLVAETIPGQTLFVETVNAGQFKFNNAALRFSIEDGKSVNIENLNLIWCNGIVSTESIRLPSPDDKLSLTLYCDRLEMDSLLQQIGAFDAKGGGTLNGRIPVIYQNGNISFNNGFLFSTPGQGGRVFVKDLDRMMKGFPRDTPEFSQLDLAGEALKDFEYDWAKLRMNTHKDTLNVHMELDGRPAKVLPFEYRKDLNSFMRVDATSPGSKFQGVKLDVNLKLPFNRVMKFGNKLKTIMD